The following are encoded together in the Thermococcus sibiricus MM 739 genome:
- a CDS encoding helix-turn-helix transcriptional regulator, whose amino-acid sequence MKKILSLISILAILPLISAQFTVSEMELTVYTDGYVKVHYQIIPDEYSSQIILPFLGENYEGLAVVDENNNPLNFEIYDRYMVIYVGEAQIIDVSYYTPDLTYKEGLVWTLNMSMDSSFNVILPENAVIVDLSEVPLKIASNVITMPPGNQSISYTLEFKETPTEEGQSYSKYLLPLGILVVILLISIVLARNRRKEPKRTEIHIDKEEFLKKLEFFNLNEDERRALLYILEKGGRASQAEVRTALEIPKTTAWRMFKRLEKQGLVKIIKGRKENWVELKL is encoded by the coding sequence ATGAAGAAAATCCTATCTCTAATCAGCATCCTTGCAATTTTACCCCTTATCAGTGCCCAATTTACAGTCTCTGAGATGGAATTAACTGTGTACACTGATGGTTATGTAAAAGTGCATTATCAAATAATTCCCGATGAATACTCCTCCCAGATAATTCTACCATTTTTAGGAGAAAATTACGAAGGACTGGCAGTCGTTGATGAGAATAACAACCCATTAAATTTTGAGATTTACGACAGATATATGGTGATATATGTTGGTGAGGCCCAAATTATTGATGTCTCTTATTACACCCCTGACTTAACATATAAAGAGGGTTTAGTGTGGACGCTTAACATGTCTATGGATTCTTCCTTTAATGTGATCCTCCCGGAAAATGCTGTTATTGTAGACCTATCAGAAGTACCCCTCAAAATAGCTTCCAATGTAATAACAATGCCCCCTGGGAATCAAAGTATCTCATACACTTTGGAATTCAAAGAAACTCCTACAGAGGAAGGACAAAGTTATAGCAAATATCTTTTACCATTAGGAATTCTGGTGGTTATACTCTTGATTTCTATTGTCCTTGCCAGAAATAGGAGAAAAGAACCTAAAAGAACAGAAATCCACATAGATAAAGAAGAATTCTTGAAAAAGCTCGAATTCTTTAATCTAAATGAAGATGAAAGGAGAGCATTACTTTATATCTTAGAGAAAGGTGGAAGAGCTAGCCAAGCAGAAGTAAGAACTGCTCTGGAGATCCCAAAAACTACAGCTTGGAGAATGTTCAAACGCCTTGAAAAGCAAGGACTAGTGAAAATAATCAAAGGAAGAAAAGAAAACTGGGTGGAACTCAAGCTTTGA